The Pecten maximus chromosome 11, xPecMax1.1, whole genome shotgun sequence genome has a segment encoding these proteins:
- the LOC117338395 gene encoding probable G-protein coupled receptor 139, producing MDEGVDIYKANISVILAILHQFLDSNNVSISDEDLSHEQIWDLMQLAGLIPEHQQAINQEDLNQYKEYRIHTAMAVYMPPVLLFLGTVGNVLSFLILRHKTMNRMSTNTFLAALSIADSFVLLIGLFRKWLGEIINIDIQTESRLLCKLIAVLAYSTSQYSVWLIVAVTIERYIVVCHPLRASYFCNIARARKIVCLLALLFLTINIHLLWTVDLNKEIYNNHIVYKCDGALSHKRLVEVVWPWIDALLYSFSPTLIIVMLNIMIIRQVIKATYGRDVLQNGSLMKAESRRCMKDSNTKLTVMLLTISFTFLITTLPMNIVMIVTRVWQDEFKNDAAILAKCWLIRTIAELLMYLNHSINFFLYCATGQKFRNIVLRMVCRRSGSNTSNVSDHSQHLYCSRTNVNACSHKTTHETAI from the coding sequence TCTTAGCCATGAACAGATTTGGGACCTCATGCAACTAGCAGGGCTCATACCTGAGCACCAGCAAGCTATCAACCAGGAGGACTTGAATCAGTACAAGGAGTATCGCATTCATACAGCAATGGCGGTGTACATGCCGCCTGTGTTACTGTTTCTTGGAACTGTAGGAAATGTTTTATCCTTTTTAATTCTCCGCCACAAAACTATGAATCGCATGTCCACAAATACATTCCTCGCTGCCCTGTCCATTGCAGATTCGTTTGTTTTGCTGATTGGTTTATTCCGGAAGTGgctaggggagataattaacaTCGATATACAAACAGAATCCCGTTTGTTGTGTAAACTGATAGCAGTTCTTGCCTACAGTACAAGTCAGTATTCCGTCTGGTTGATAGTCGCTGTTACGATAGAACGCTACATAGTGGTATGTCATCCTCTCCGAGCATCCTACTTCTGTAATATTGCCAGAGCCAGGAAAATCGTGTGTCTACTAGCATTGCTATTCCTAactataaatattcatttactTTGGACAGTggatttaaataaagaaatttataaTAATCACATTGTGTATAAGTGTGACGGTGCCTTATCACACAAACGACTAGTGGAGGTCGTATGGCCTTGGATAGATGCCTTGTTATATTCCTTCTCGCCTACGCTAATCATCGTTATGttaaatattatgataattCGGCAGGTTATAAAGGCGACGTACGGTCGGGATGTACTACAAAACGGCTCGCTAATGAAAGCTGAAAGCCGGCGATGTATGAAAGACAGTAACACCAAACTAACCGTGATGTTGTTGACGATATCGTTTACATTTCTTATAACAACCTTACCCATGAATATCGTTATGATTGTGACACGTGTCTGGCAGGACGAATTTAAAAATGATGCCGCCATATTGGCTAAGTGTTGGTTAATTAGAACCATAGCTGAGCTGCTCATGTATTTGAATCATTCCATTAACTTTTTCCTGTATTGTGCCACTGGTCAAAAGTTCCGTAACATTGTGTTAAGAATGGTGTGCCGGCGGTCAGGGTCTAATACGTCCAACGTTTCTGACCACAGTCAACATCTTTATTGCTCAAGGACAAATGTAAACGCATGCAGTCATAAAACTACTCACGAAACTGCAATATAG